The following are encoded together in the Hydractinia symbiolongicarpus strain clone_291-10 chromosome 14, HSymV2.1, whole genome shotgun sequence genome:
- the LOC130625842 gene encoding proton myo-inositol cotransporter-like, protein MADSFAKEDQIISDDEDVNEKTKILSVNVHAYKQSASCYVYMLSLFAALGGFLFGYDTGVISGAMIPLKKHFDLSNELQEAVVSITVGGAILGSLTAGFVSQKFGRRPVLLIASFGCSIGAVITGIAGIIWVLLLGRFVVGLGIGYASATVPVYIAEAAPAHKRGQLVTVNQLFITLGFLLANVVNAAFTYVKEESWRFMLGVAGIPSIIMFFGFLCMPESPRWLISQGRTDEAKKVLSNLMKKNVSQEIEDISKAISLSRRRSADSRNIFVRVFKTQTTRRAVLVGCGLQAFQQFCGINTVMYYSATIIEMAGVSDQTQIIWLAAAVASSNFLFTLISIMFIEKVGRRKLTLASMLGVTVALCLLAGTFILLKSDSPKSTFQGPSKYTQGCASYNQCFSCVQDKSCGFCFTQRDTEFLNGICLSIDAKNDNHRSKFCNHSNFYPSKVSLSWSENVCPTSYAWLAVTAMIFYLAIFAPGLGPMPWAINAEIYPLWARSFGTSASTATNWFCNLLVSLTFLNIMDWLTRPGAFFLYACITLLGFIFLAVFLPETKGKKLEEVEELFSR, encoded by the exons ATGGCAGACTCATTTGCTAAAGAAGATCAAATTATATCAGATGATGAAGATGTAAATGAAAAGACAAAAATTTTGAGTGTTAATGTCCATGCTTATAAACAATCAGCATCCTG ctATGTTTACATGCTGTCATTGTTTGCTGCACTTGGTGGTTTTTTATTCGGCTATGACACTGGCGTAATATCAGGTGCCATGATACCactcaaaaaacattttgaccTATCAAACGAATTACAAGAAGCTGTTGTCAGTATTACAGTTGGTGGTGCAATATTAGGTTCTTTGACAGCTGGTTTTGTTAGCCAAAAGTTTGGTAGACGTCCTGTTTTGTTAATTGCGTCATTTGGGTGTTCAATTGGTGCTGTTATAACAGGAATAGCAGGAATTATATGGGTGTTACTTCTTGGAAGGTTTGTTGTTGGCTTAggaattg gATATGCAAGTGCAACGGTACCTGTTTATATTGCTGAAGCGGCACCTGCTCATAAACGAGGTCAACTTGTGACTGTCAATCAACTGTTCATTACTTTGGGGTTCCTGCTGGCCAATGTAGTTAACGCTGCATTTACTTATGTAAAAGAAGAAAGTTGGAG atttatgcttggTGTTGCCGGTATTCCATCAATTATAATGTTTTTTGGTTTCTTATGTATGCCTGAAAGTCCAAGATGGCTTATCAGTCAAG GTCGGACAGATGAAGCCAAAAAAGTGCTGTCTaatttgatgaaaaaaaatgtcagtCAAGAAATAGAGGACATTTCAAAGGCAATCTCATTGTCCAGGAGACGCAGTG ctGATTCAAGGAATATATTTGTACGTGTATTCAAGACACAGACAACAAGACGTGCGGTACTGGTTGGATGTGGATTACAAGCTTTTCAACAGTTCTGCGGAATCAACACCGttat GTATTACAGTGCTACCATTATTGAAATGGCTGGTGTGAGCGACCAAACCCAAATTATTTGGCTTGCTGCTGCTGTTGCCAGTAGCAACTTCCTTTTTACGTTAATAAGCATAATGTTTATTGAAAAAGTTGGCCGCCGTAAATTGACACTTGCTAGTATGCTTGGTGTAACTGTAGCTTTGTGTTTGTTGGCTGGTACATTTATTCTTTTGAAAAGCGATTCACCTAAATCAACATTTCAAGGTCCTAGTAAATACACGCAAGGCTGCGCCTCATATAATCAATGTTTTTCATGTGTTCAAGATAAATCCTGTGGATTTTGTTTCACACAGAGAGATACAGAGTTCTTAAATGGTATATGTTTGAGTATTGACGCGAAAAATGATAACCATAGATCGAAATTTTGTAACCATTCCAATTTCTATCCATCGAAAGTTTCATTAAGTTGGTCAGAGAATGTTTGTCCAACTTCGTATGCTTGGTTGGCTGTTACTGCCATGATTTTTTACTTAGCAATTTTTGCACCTGGCTTAGGACCCATGCCTTGGGCAATCAATGCAGAAATTTATCCACTATGGGCAAGAAGTTTTGGAACATCAGCTTCAACGGCTACCAACTGGTTTTGCAATTTACTTGTTTCGttgacatttttaaatataatggATTGGTTGACTCGCCCTGGTGCGTTTTTCTTATACGCATGTATAACATTGCTTGGTTTTATATTTCTGGCTGTGTTTTTACCTGAAACCAAAGGGAAGAAGCTGGAGGAAGTAGAGGAATTGTTCAGTAGGTGA
- the LOC130625841 gene encoding LOW QUALITY PROTEIN: proton myo-inositol cotransporter-like (The sequence of the model RefSeq protein was modified relative to this genomic sequence to represent the inferred CDS: inserted 1 base in 1 codon), translating into MADITEEEEDLYILESEVENEETPILREDQDDDHHGSLDYQHTTTCYVYMLSLFAALGGFLFGYDTGVISGAMIPLKKHFDLSNELQEAVVSITVGGAILGSATAGYLDXGRRIVLLIASFGFSVGAVVMGVAGNIWVLLAGRLIVGLGIGYASATVPVYIAEAAPAHKRGQLVTVNQLFITFGQFSAAIINGAFSYVKRENWRYMLGVAGVPSAIMFLGFIGMPESPRWLISKGRVDEAEKVIAKLRGKTNVNQEMEDISKAISSSRRGSADTKRIFNRVFKTQTTRRALLVGCGLQAFQQLSAINTVMYYSATIIEMAGVSDQTQIIWLAAAVASGNFFFTLISFMLIEKVGRRKLTLASMLGVTVALCLLAGTFILLKSDSPKSTFQAPTKYTHGCASYKQCFSCVQDKSCGFCFTQRDKEFLNGTCLSVDARNVNHRSQFCNHSNFYPSKVSLSWSENVCPTSYAWLAVTAMIFYLAMFAPGLGPMPWAINAEIYPLWARSFGTSASTATNWFCNLLVSLTFLNIMDWLTRPGAFFLYACITLLGFIFVAVFLPETKGKKLEEVEELFSRSKPIEVVY; encoded by the exons ATGGCAGACATaacagaagaagaagaagatcttTACATTTTGGAGAGTGAAGTAGAAAATGAAGAAACTCCTATTTTGCGAGAAGATCAGGATGATGATCATCATGGCAGTCTTGATTATCAACACACGACAACTTG TTATGTTTACATGCTGTCATTGTTTGCTGCACTTGGTGGTTTTTTATTCGGCTATGACACTGGCGTAATATCAGGTGCCATGATACCactcaaaaaacattttgaccTATCAAACGAACTGCAAGAAGCTGTTGTCAGTATTACAGTAGGCGGTGCAATATTAGGTTCAGCAACCGCTGGTTATTTAG TTGGCAGACGTATTGTCTTATTGATTGCATCATTCGGGTTTTCAGTGGGTGCTGTCGTAATGGGCGTAGCTGGAAATATCTGGGTGTTGCTTGCTGGGCGGTTGATTGTTGGCTTGGGAATTG gTTATGCAAGTGCAACGGTACCTGTTTATATTGCTGAGGCGGCACCTGCTCATAAACGAGGTCAACTTGTGACTGTCAATCAACTGTTCATCACCTTTGGTCAGTTTTCAGCAGCGATAATTAATGGTGCATTTAGTTATGTGAAAAGGGAAAATTGGAG ATATATGCTTGGTGTTGCCGGTGTTCCTTCCGCCATAATGTTCCTGGGTTTCATTGGCATGCCAGAAAGTCCGAGATGGTTGATAAGTAAAG GCCGTGTGGACGAAGCAGAAAAAGTAATTGCAAAGTTAAGAGGGAAAACTAATGTCAATCAAGAAATGGAGGACATCTCAAAGGCAATCTCATCATCTAGAAGAGGCAGtg CTGACACGAAGAGAATTTTTAACCGTGTATTCAAGACACAGACAACAAGACGTGCATTACTGGTTGGATGTGGATTACAAGCTTTTCAACAGCTCTCTGCCATCAACACTGTcat GTATTACAGTGCTACCATTATTGAAATGGCTGGTGTAAGCGACCAAACACAAATTATTTGGCTTGCTGCTGCTGTTGCTAGTGGCAACTTCTTTTTCACGTTAATAAGCTTTATGCTTATTGAAAAAGTCGGTCGCCGTAAATTGACACTCGCTAGTATGCTTGGTGTAACTGTAGCTTTGTGTTTGTTGGCTGGTACATTTATTCTTTTGAAAAGCGATTCACCTAAATCAACATTTCAAGCTCCTACTAAATACACACATGGCTGCGCCTCATATAAACAATGTTTTTCATGTGTTCAAGATAAATCCTGTGGATTTTGTTTCACACAGAGAGATAAAGAGTTCTTGAATGGTACTTGTTTGAGTGTCGACGCGAGAAATGTTAACCATAGATCACAATTTTGTAACCATTCCAATTTCTATCCATCGAAAGTTTCATTAAGTTGGTCAGAGAATGTCTGTCCAACTTCGTATGCTTGGTTGGCTGTTACTGCCATGATTTTTTACTTAGCAATGTTTGCACCTGGCTTAGGACCCATGCCTTGGGCAATCAATGCAGAAATTTATCCACTATGGGCAAGAAGTTTTGGAACATCAGCTTCAACGGCTACCAACTGGTTTTGCAATTTACTTGTTTCGttgacatttttaaatataatggATTGGTTGACTCGCCCTGGTGCGTTTTTCTTATACGCATGTATAACATTGCTTGGTTTTATATTTGTGGCTGTGTTTTTACCTGAAACCAAAGGGAAGAAGCTGGAAGAAGTAGAGGAATTGTTTAGCCGCTCAAAACCAATTGAAGTTGTTTATTAG
- the LOC130625242 gene encoding uncharacterized protein LOC130625242, with protein sequence MNSNNRFWCTAYGQHDGGISVLYTLGKKIMMKIVSWRSLSLQALRSLLSLIKLQCKPPVLSITVYHIDYCRLTAELLHYLVSAISGSLTASYLSQKFGRRIVLLISLLQYFIGAVTMGAAENIWMLLVRRFIVVLAISKLYLYSEIFIKSGEKHWLDKCIDFTNFKIQCQLIHIVNHQVEKLMACSDGVLGFYVNHVELDRTIFQMTVTMLPGTRWSSCNTKGIFVRVIKTQTTRRVLLVGCGLQAFQQLFAINTVVYYSATIIEMAGDDSPTSTFQAPIIYTQGCASYKQCFSCVQDKSYEKVCPTSYAWLAEIAMMFHLFMHASGVGPMPWAINAEIYPLWARSFETSASTATNWFCNLLVSLTFLYIMDWLTRPGAFFLYAGLSLIGFIFLVVLLPETKGKKLENVEELFSEGIPLKRF encoded by the exons ATGAATTCAAATAATCGTTTTTGGTGTACAGCTTATGGACAACATGATGGTGGCATTAGCGTTTTATATACATTAGGGAAGAAAATCATGAT GAAAATTGTAAGTTGGCGTAGTTTGTCATTGCAAGCTTTGAGAAGTTTGTTGAGTTTGATAAAATTGCAG TGTAAGCCGCCAGTTTTGTCGATTACAGT ctatcacattgactattgtaggctaactgctgaacttttgcactattTAGTTAGTGCAATATCGGGTTCTTTGACAGCTAGTTATTTGAGTCAGAAATTTGGAAGACGCATTGTCTTATTGATCTCGTTGTTACAATATTTCATTGGAGCAGTTACAATGGGAGCAGCTGAAAATATATGGATGTTACTTGTTAGACGGTTTATTGTTGTCTTGGCAATCAGTAAGCTGTATCTATA TTctgaaatatttataaaaagtgGAGAAAAACATTGGTTAGATAAATGCATAGATTTTACAAATTTCAA gATACAATGTCAGTTAATACATATAGTAAACCACCAAGTAGAAAA ACTTATGGCCTGCAGTGATGGAGTTTTAGGCTTTTACGTCAACCATGTTGAATTGGATAGAACAATTTTTCAGATGACTGTCACTATGTTACCTGGCACCAGGTGGTCTAGCT GTAATACAAAGGGTATATTTGTGCGTGTAATCAAGACACAGACAACAAGACGTGTGTTACTGGTTGGATGTGGATTACAAGCTTTTCAACAGCTCTTTGCCATCAACACTGTcgt GTATTACAGTGCTACTATTATTGAAATGGCTGGT GACGATTCACCTACATCAACATTTCAAGCTCCTATTATATACACACAAGGCTGCGCCTCGTATAAGCAATGTTTTTCTTGTGTTCAGGATAAATCAT ATGAGAAAGTTTGTCCAACTTCGTATGCTTGGTTGGCTGAAATTGCGATGATGTTTCACCTATTTATGCATGCATCTGGTGTTGGCCCTATGCCTTGGGCAATCAATGCAGAAATTTATCCACTATGGGCAAGAAGTTTTGAAACATCAGCTTCAACTGCTACCAACTGGTTTTGCAATTTACTTGTTTCAttgacatttttatatataatggaTTGGTTGACTCGCCCGGGTGCATTTTTCTTGTATGCGGGTCTATCGTTAATAGGTTTCATATTCCTGGTCGTGCTCTTACCTGAAACAAAAGGGAAGAAGCTAGAGAATGTTGAAGAATTATTCAGTGAAGGTATACctttaaaaaggttttaa